Below is a window of candidate division KSB1 bacterium DNA.
GGGTTCAGAGGCGGAGATCCCGGTCCAGGCTGCGGTACTGGATGGCCTCGCTCACGTGTACGGGCAGGATTTGCTCCTCCCCTTCCAGGTCCGCAATGGTCCGGGCCACTTTCAAGATGCGGTCGTAAGCTCGAGCGGAAAGCCCGAGCTTGGTCATCGCCAGTCGCAGGAGCTGCTGGCTTTCCGGACCGATCTGGCAGAACTTCCGGATCTCGCGGGTCTGCATGTGGGCATTGCAGAAGATATTGCGGTAGTTGCGGAAGCGCTCAAGCTGCCTTTGCCGCGCCTGAATTACCCGCCTCCGGATGACTTCCGAGGGCTCACCGGTCGGCTTCCCCGCCAGGTCCTCGTAGGGCACCGCCGGAACCTCGATATGGATGTCGATGCGATCGAGGAGCGGACCCGAGATGCGCGAGCGATAGCGCTGGATCTGAGGCAGGGAGCAGGTGCACTCATGGTGGGGGTCGGTAAGATAACCGCAGGGACAAGGGTTCATGGCCGCAGCAAGCATGAACTTCGCCGGATAGGTGACCGAGACGGCGGCGCGGCTAATCGTCACCTTCCCGTCCTCGAGGGGCTGGCGAAGCACCTCCAGCACGTTGCGCTTGAATTCTGGCAGTTCGTCCAGGAAGAGCACGCCGTGGTGGGCCAGACTTACCTCTCCAGGACGAGGCAGATGCCCGCCCCCGATGAGCCCGGCGTCGCTGATCGTGTGATGGGGCGCGCGGAAGGGACGCGTAGCCACAAGGGCGGTGTCTGGGGGGAGAAGCCCCGCTACGGAGTGGATCTTCGTCGTCTCCAGGGCCTCCTCGAGGGTCAGGTCGGGCAGGATGGTCGGCAGACGTTTGGCCAGCATCGTCTTCCCGGAGCCTGGTGGCCCAATCATGATAATATTGTGCCCTCCCGCGGCTGCGACCTCCAGGGCGCGCTTCACATGCTCCTGCCCACGCACGTCCGTGAAGTCGATGGGATATTGTCGGCTTTGGTCAAACACCTCCTGCAAATTCAGCCGATAAGGCTCTCTTCGGGCCCCCCGGAGGAATTCCACCGTTTCGGTTAGGGTGGCCACGGGGTAGACCTCCGCGCCGCCCGCCAGGGCCGCCTCCTTCGCATTCTCCGGGGGGACCAGGAAAGCGCGGATCCCTTTCTCCCGTGCCATAACCGCCATTGGAAGCACGCCCTTCACGGGACGAACCCGACCGTCCAGCGACAGTTCGCCCACCAGAAGCACCTGGTCCAGGAAGCTATCCGGGACAATCCCCGACGTGACCAGGATGCCCACCGCCAGGGGAAGGTCGAAGGCGCTTCCCTCCTTGCGGATATCGGCCGGGGCCAGATTCACCGTGAATCGCTGCAGCTTCACAGCGAAACCGGAGTTCTTGATGGCTGCAAAGACCCGATCCTTGGCCTCCCGGACGGCTCCTTCGGGAAGGCCGACCATGGAAAAGAAGGGCATGCCGCTCTCGCGATGCACCTCCACTGAAACCGGGTAGGCATCGATACCCAGGACGGCAGCGCTCAGGACCCTGGCCAGCATGGCTTCCCCCTCCCCACTTGACCTCCTTCCCAAGCTCGCTACTTCACTCGCTTGAAAATGTGGTAGCCGTCGGCCGTCTCCACAATCTCGCTGATTTCCCCCGGCTTCAGCTTCCGAATGGCTTCGTCGAACTGCGGGGCAAAGTCTCCAGGGAAGAAATAGCCAAGGTCGCCCCCCTGCGCCGCAGTGGGGCCGATCGATTTCTGCCTGGCCAGCTGCTCGAAATCGGCCCCCTCCCGGAGCTGGCGTAGGATTTCCTCGGCCTCCGCCCGCGTCTTGACCATGATGTGATAGGCGCGCATGGCCCCTGCCAGATCGCGCGGACGCACGGGGGATGTGGACTCCTTCCAGATCCACCCGGTGATCTGCACCTTGAGCCAGTTGTCCCGCTCCTCCAATACCTGGAGTTCGGTGCCCTTGTTTATCTTGCCGAGAATGCGTCCCCGCGGCGTGTCCCGCAGATTCTCGGTTTCCACAGCAACGTAGACGACGCGCAGGGGCGACTGCGCTACAGAGAGCCCCCAGAACCACGTCAAACCCGTGACCACTCCGAGGCCGACAAGAACCACCAACCACCACCGCTTCATGTCGCCTCTCCTTTACCTGACCCTATCTGTCCTGCCGCAATGCCAGTCCTTCTGTCCCCGTTCAGGTCAGACGGCTCGGCGCCACATCCTTCTGCTGCTCCAAGAGCTCCTGGACCTCGCGCAGGGCAGGAATGCCGAGGCGCCCACCCAGCTGCCGACACTTGAGGGCAGCCGCGGCGCTCGCAAACCGGACCGCTGAAGCGAGGCCTTCCCCCATGGCGAGGGCGTAGACAAACGCACCGTGAAACACATCCCCTGCCCCGGTCGTGTCGACGGCTTTCACCCGAAAAGCTGGAAGATGGTAAATGGCAGAATTCCTCTCGGCGAAGCAGGCTCCCTCGGGGCCCAGGGTCACCACAGCAGCCTCAGCACCGTAGCCCAACAGGCGACGGACAGCCTCTTCGGCGGAAATCGCGCCGTAAAACTTCCGGACAAACACATCCGAGACAACCGGAAACTGGGCCAACTCGAGGAAGGTCTCGCTTCGCTCCCGCACGCTGCCCAAGTCGAGGACGATGTTTGCCCCGGCCTCCTTGGCCAGCTCCACCGCACGAAGGCAGGCCTCCGACTCCCGGGCGTCCGTCAGGAGAAAGCGAGCTTCCTGGACCAGATCGCGCCGGACCTCCTCCGGCTGGAGGTTGCGGGTACTGCTGCGGTCCAGCACTACAGTCCGCTTGGCTGTTTGGCTATCGACCCAAATGTAAGAGCGGGCGGTGCGGGAATGAGGAT
It encodes the following:
- a CDS encoding YifB family Mg chelatase-like AAA ATPase, with the protein product MLARVLSAAVLGIDAYPVSVEVHRESGMPFFSMVGLPEGAVREAKDRVFAAIKNSGFAVKLQRFTVNLAPADIRKEGSAFDLPLAVGILVTSGIVPDSFLDQVLLVGELSLDGRVRPVKGVLPMAVMAREKGIRAFLVPPENAKEAALAGGAEVYPVATLTETVEFLRGARREPYRLNLQEVFDQSRQYPIDFTDVRGQEHVKRALEVAAAGGHNIIMIGPPGSGKTMLAKRLPTILPDLTLEEALETTKIHSVAGLLPPDTALVATRPFRAPHHTISDAGLIGGGHLPRPGEVSLAHHGVLFLDELPEFKRNVLEVLRQPLEDGKVTISRAAVSVTYPAKFMLAAAMNPCPCGYLTDPHHECTCSLPQIQRYRSRISGPLLDRIDIHIEVPAVPYEDLAGKPTGEPSEVIRRRVIQARQRQLERFRNYRNIFCNAHMQTREIRKFCQIGPESQQLLRLAMTKLGLSARAYDRILKVARTIADLEGEEQILPVHVSEAIQYRSLDRDLRL
- a CDS encoding peptidylprolyl isomerase, translated to MKRWWLVVLVGLGVVTGLTWFWGLSVAQSPLRVVYVAVETENLRDTPRGRILGKINKGTELQVLEERDNWLKVQITGWIWKESTSPVRPRDLAGAMRAYHIMVKTRAEAEEILRQLREGADFEQLARQKSIGPTAAQGGDLGYFFPGDFAPQFDEAIRKLKPGEISEIVETADGYHIFKRVK
- a CDS encoding PfkB family carbohydrate kinase, yielding MTVKDEKYFDCVGVGICALDHLALLPHFPTADEKLDLIAFSVQGGGPVPTALATMARFGAKVSYIGKVGSDTYGRQVLAELEQFGVDVSGVVIDPHSRTARSYIWVDSQTAKRTVVLDRSSTRNLQPEEVRRDLVQEARFLLTDARESEACLRAVELAKEAGANIVLDLGSVRERSETFLELAQFPVVSDVFVRKFYGAISAEEAVRRLLGYGAEAAVVTLGPEGACFAERNSAIYHLPAFRVKAVDTTGAGDVFHGAFVYALAMGEGLASAVRFASAAAALKCRQLGGRLGIPALREVQELLEQQKDVAPSRLT